Proteins from a single region of uncultured Methanobrevibacter sp.:
- a CDS encoding glycosyltransferase gives MYKISVIIPVYNVEDYLRECLDSICNQTLTDIEILCINDGSTDNSLKILEEYSQNDSRVKIITKENGGQATARNLGILEAQGDYISFIDSDDFIEPDMLEKLYSKAKENNLDIAMCKIATYDNQTGEIKDNVWYYMLGVFRDFEKDIFNHEDTKEFTCNIAVTPYNKIYKTSRIKDNNILFPEGLIFEDEKFFFDVYLRAKRVSIVDEFLYYYRVNRKGSTVDIAKENDYTDLLPISKQIRDTFKQTNNYENYKHLLNNRLIHLQLARFTQTSPKYKEKFFKLMKEDLTEVLKDKEIEDNLESDVKFRVEKIIKSKNYEEFKKLDQNKLFSVVIACYNTGKYLEECINSLIGQSFSFGSNIQLILVDDGSTDNTREICEKYLNLYPDNIIYLYQENQGQGSARNLGLEHANGKYINFLDSDDKFSGNTFYKIYEFFELHYNEIDFVSTRMFFFDKYEGQHPLNYKFEEEKIIDLTENWDFPQLSASSAFFKRELFDNYRFPESLVNSEDTLMLNKMLLENPKYGVVTEAIYWYRRRSDESSTIDSSSTKKEFYINRLENYFKALIDASIEKYGKVVKFIQYLIVYDIQWMFSVENISEILTNDEIEEVYISIQEVLSHLDDNIILSLRNDKLNIKHHMLATKYAVVNVGINGVVTYENIHSKFNGEFAGVYSGDIIVDKLNNHKIWLDIVEIKHDKLFISGFLMSFFEDKDIEIEILKTNKKTIKTKTFVAKRVYYKNTSKCFLGCSLESQYNFDFEIPLENNENSTIKIYARFTGENSSEFTAEKLPIDFSNHARLSQLSNYSINKSHFLKFKDNKFHILKYNYLKMIKSEIPILLRIFKRKESFYTSIIGFRLIYLALYPFYKNKKIWMFMDRRENADDNAEHLYKYAIAQNDNIEKYFTVNEDSNDFKRLQGLKNLIPFYSFKQRIKYLFAEKIISSHPDENILNPFFNKNETSYAGLINSDKIFLQHGVTKDNVSSWLHKYDKNVSLITTVSDAEKESFLDFGYNYDENTIQTLGFARFDNLPKKDKISKQIIIMPSWRDDLYDMTPNYIKESKYFKHINSLINNKELIRICKKHNYKIIFKPHPLVYEFIDLFDTNDYVEIDKSSTYQELFRNSDLLITDFSSVAFDFSYMKKPIIYYQYAKDYNFEEGYFKYKTMGFGEVIEKENNLIQLIKEYIENDCEMKEIYKNRVDTFYKYNDKNNCKRIYDYILNMEY, from the coding sequence ATGTATAAAATATCGGTTATCATCCCTGTTTATAACGTTGAAGATTATCTTAGAGAATGTTTAGATAGTATATGTAATCAGACATTAACTGATATTGAAATTTTATGTATTAATGACGGATCCACTGACAATTCTTTAAAAATCCTTGAGGAATACTCACAAAATGATTCAAGAGTTAAAATCATCACAAAAGAAAATGGAGGCCAAGCAACTGCACGTAATTTAGGAATCCTTGAAGCTCAAGGAGACTACATTAGTTTTATTGATTCGGATGATTTTATTGAACCAGATATGCTTGAAAAACTATACTCAAAAGCAAAAGAGAATAATTTAGATATTGCCATGTGTAAAATAGCTACATATGACAATCAGACTGGCGAAATTAAAGATAATGTCTGGTATTATATGCTTGGCGTTTTTAGAGACTTTGAAAAAGATATATTCAACCATGAAGACACCAAAGAGTTTACCTGCAATATTGCAGTTACTCCTTATAATAAGATTTATAAAACATCACGGATTAAGGACAATAACATTTTATTTCCGGAAGGACTTATTTTTGAAGATGAAAAGTTCTTTTTTGATGTTTACTTAAGAGCCAAGAGAGTTTCAATAGTTGATGAATTCTTATATTATTATAGAGTTAACAGAAAAGGATCTACTGTCGATATTGCAAAGGAAAACGACTACACAGACCTCCTGCCAATATCTAAACAAATCAGAGATACATTCAAACAAACTAACAATTACGAAAACTACAAACACTTACTGAATAATCGTTTAATACACTTGCAACTGGCAAGATTTACCCAAACTTCACCAAAATACAAAGAAAAATTCTTTAAATTAATGAAAGAGGATTTAACTGAAGTTTTAAAAGATAAAGAAATTGAAGATAACCTGGAAAGTGATGTAAAATTCAGAGTTGAAAAAATCATTAAATCCAAAAATTATGAAGAATTTAAAAAATTAGACCAAAATAAACTATTTTCAGTCGTTATTGCATGTTACAATACTGGAAAATATTTAGAAGAATGCATAAACTCATTAATTGGACAGAGTTTTTCATTCGGAAGCAATATTCAATTAATTTTAGTGGATGACGGCAGCACAGACAATACCCGAGAAATCTGTGAAAAATATCTAAATTTATATCCTGACAATATTATTTATTTATATCAGGAAAATCAAGGTCAAGGATCTGCAAGAAACCTTGGTTTAGAGCATGCGAATGGAAAATACATCAATTTCCTTGACAGCGATGACAAATTCAGTGGAAACACATTTTATAAGATTTATGAGTTTTTTGAACTACATTACAATGAAATAGATTTTGTTTCAACCAGAATGTTTTTCTTTGACAAATACGAAGGCCAACACCCCCTAAATTATAAATTTGAAGAAGAAAAAATCATTGATTTAACTGAAAATTGGGACTTTCCGCAACTTTCAGCATCTTCAGCATTTTTTAAAAGAGAACTGTTTGACAACTACAGATTCCCGGAAAGTTTAGTTAATTCAGAAGATACATTAATGCTTAATAAAATGCTTTTGGAAAACCCAAAGTATGGCGTTGTAACAGAAGCAATCTACTGGTATCGAAGAAGAAGTGACGAGTCATCAACAATAGACTCATCCTCAACAAAAAAAGAATTTTACATAAATCGTTTAGAAAATTATTTTAAAGCGCTGATTGATGCATCAATTGAGAAATATGGTAAAGTTGTCAAATTCATACAATATCTCATTGTTTATGATATACAATGGATGTTCAGTGTGGAAAATATTTCAGAAATCCTAACAAATGATGAAATTGAAGAAGTTTATATATCTATTCAAGAAGTTTTGTCCCATTTAGATGACAACATTATTTTATCTTTAAGAAACGACAAATTAAACATTAAACATCACATGTTAGCTACAAAATATGCAGTCGTTAATGTTGGTATTAATGGAGTTGTAACTTACGAAAATATTCATTCAAAATTTAATGGTGAATTTGCAGGAGTATACTCAGGAGATATAATTGTAGACAAACTAAATAATCATAAAATTTGGTTGGATATTGTTGAAATAAAACATGATAAATTGTTTATTTCAGGATTTTTAATGTCTTTTTTTGAAGACAAAGACATTGAAATTGAAATACTTAAAACCAACAAAAAAACAATAAAAACAAAAACTTTCGTTGCTAAAAGAGTCTACTATAAAAACACTTCCAAATGTTTTTTAGGCTGTTCATTGGAATCACAGTATAATTTTGATTTTGAAATTCCTCTTGAAAACAATGAAAATTCAACTATTAAAATATATGCTCGATTTACAGGGGAAAATTCATCAGAATTCACCGCTGAAAAATTACCAATCGATTTTTCAAATCATGCAAGATTATCACAGTTAAGCAATTACAGCATAAATAAGAGTCACTTTCTCAAATTTAAAGATAACAAATTCCATATCTTAAAATATAATTATCTGAAAATGATTAAATCTGAAATTCCAATTTTACTTAGAATATTTAAAAGAAAAGAATCATTTTATACATCAATTATAGGATTTAGATTAATCTATTTGGCATTATATCCATTTTATAAGAATAAAAAAATCTGGATGTTTATGGACAGAAGAGAAAATGCTGATGATAATGCCGAGCATTTATACAAATATGCAATAGCTCAAAATGACAATATCGAGAAATATTTCACCGTTAATGAAGATTCAAATGATTTTAAAAGATTGCAAGGATTAAAAAATCTCATTCCATTCTATTCATTTAAACAAAGAATAAAATATCTGTTTGCAGAAAAAATCATATCATCACATCCTGACGAAAACATATTAAACCCGTTTTTCAATAAAAATGAAACTTCTTATGCCGGATTAATTAACTCGGATAAAATATTTTTACAGCATGGTGTTACTAAAGACAATGTTTCATCATGGCTTCATAAGTATGATAAAAATGTAAGTCTGATTACAACAGTTTCAGATGCTGAAAAGGAGTCTTTTCTTGATTTTGGTTATAATTATGATGAAAATACAATCCAGACATTAGGTTTTGCCAGATTTGATAATCTTCCTAAAAAAGACAAAATATCCAAACAAATCATAATCATGCCATCATGGAGAGACGATTTATATGATATGACTCCGAATTACATTAAAGAGTCAAAATACTTCAAACACATAAATTCGTTAATAAACAACAAAGAATTAATTAGAATATGCAAAAAACACAACTATAAAATTATATTCAAACCACACCCATTAGTTTACGAATTTATTGATTTGTTTGACACAAATGATTATGTCGAAATTGATAAATCAAGTACATATCAGGAGCTGTTTAGAAATTCTGACTTGTTAATTACCGATTTCTCATCAGTGGCTTTTGATTTTTCTTATATGAAAAAGCCAATAATTTACTATCAATATGCGAAGGATTACAACTTTGAAGAGGGTTATTTCAAATACAAAACCATGGGTTTTGGAGAAGTTATTGAAAAAGAAAACAACTTGATACAATTAATCAAGGAATATATTGAAAATGATTGCGAAATGAAAGAGATCTACAAAAATAGAGTAGATACTTTTTATAAATATAATGACAAAAATAATTGTAAGCGAATTTATGATTACATTTTAAATATGGAATATTAA
- a CDS encoding FkbM family methyltransferase has translation MSFKEKILSNSNSYSYYKEETERLNDVNERLSKEIESLKKEISDLRNAKKSGLKENYYDIYGNAGSFCNWSYIEKYLDDNFEDELKKTTEHMSYQNKKDFKLYFLRAMASAMICWDSLYFEQEEKDQKKFTEFKINNSKPGEIAGYKFEGDYNLHPFINLNLNNQDREFLKNKDIIDAGAFTGDTSLPLSKITDKNVYAFEPFEESFELLKKNISANNIENIIPVNKSLGNINGERTLFLSGVNVQGITSDPNIRNYDNEIKVQEITVDKFVEENSLNVGLITVDIEGAEMDLLEGAVNTLKTQKPILEISIYHKISDFFDIIPWIANLNLDYDFKIVKEQPWSFVVDTIVQCRPKN, from the coding sequence ATGAGTTTTAAAGAAAAAATTTTATCGAACAGTAATTCGTATTCTTATTACAAGGAAGAAACTGAAAGATTGAATGATGTAAATGAGAGATTAAGCAAGGAAATTGAATCACTTAAAAAAGAAATTTCAGATTTGAGAAATGCTAAAAAATCAGGCCTAAAAGAGAATTACTACGACATTTACGGTAATGCAGGAAGTTTCTGCAACTGGTCTTACATTGAAAAATATTTGGATGACAATTTTGAAGATGAGCTTAAAAAAACTACTGAACACATGAGTTATCAAAATAAAAAAGATTTTAAATTATATTTTTTAAGGGCAATGGCTTCAGCAATGATATGCTGGGATTCCCTTTATTTTGAACAGGAAGAAAAGGATCAGAAAAAATTCACTGAATTTAAAATTAACAATTCAAAACCCGGTGAAATTGCAGGATATAAATTTGAAGGAGATTACAATCTACACCCATTTATCAATTTGAATTTGAATAATCAGGACAGAGAATTTCTCAAAAATAAAGACATAATCGATGCAGGAGCATTTACCGGAGATACCTCACTTCCATTATCAAAGATTACAGATAAGAATGTCTATGCATTTGAACCATTCGAAGAATCATTTGAATTGCTTAAAAAAAATATATCTGCAAATAACATTGAAAACATTATTCCAGTGAATAAATCCTTAGGAAACATTAATGGAGAAAGAACACTGTTTTTATCGGGCGTTAATGTTCAAGGAATTACAAGTGATCCGAATATCCGAAATTATGATAACGAAATTAAAGTTCAGGAAATAACTGTTGATAAATTTGTTGAAGAGAATAGTTTGAATGTTGGTTTGATTACTGTTGATATTGAAGGAGCGGAAATGGATTTACTTGAAGGTGCAGTAAATACTCTCAAAACCCAAAAACCTATCTTAGAAATAAGTATCTATCATAAAATTTCAGATTTCTTCGATATAATTCCATGGATTGCGAATTTAAATTTAGATTATGACTTTAAAATTGTTAAAGAACAACCATGGTCATTTGTAGTCGATACAATTGTACAATGTAGGCCTAAAAATTAG
- a CDS encoding CDP-glycerol glycerophosphotransferase family protein: MAIYNTEDFLEEAIDSVINQTLDFEENIQMILVDDGSVDDSLRICEEYKEKYPDNFVVISQENSGQATARNNGLEYVNARYVNFMDSDDYFSEETFENVYRFFIYHDKETDIVSVPIKFFGRINWNHQLNFKFYDNKVLDLTKEPYNPQYHSNSAFFKRDALKDIRFPTDVLPSEDAILINKILLEKKALGVVKDGCYYYRKRNDETSTLDLTHDQITFFTPRLKKYFLRLINYSLDKYGEIPKFLEFTIAHDLYWLFNQPEAFSQDKKEMEEFYYYLHKIISFLSKETIEKLYIEENIKKYFLYLKNGEKHIEIHDGLVSLMTGEKEIDRINYHKLWLDIAKINGDKLNIVGSYMGLIDNKYLSIEAINKLSDGSVTHTIAERKYYPSRDGITYLSCRWQYAFNFDVNIPINRNLENTIDIRINFHKDGDNTNFSEDNVIPITLEMEFQNWGDLYKFSNYAVVDSNILLFNNNQFKIKKYSLKNRLKHEYHCLKKINEFKLPEYKHIIHLRLIYNLIYPIMKFRTKNKPIYLFVDRKDSGQDNAEALWDYALSQNDNIRKYFVVDKNCDDFKRLSKKGKVMDFGSFKHKLYYLFADKLISSHPEDDTINPYFSKQYGHDLRRMICGLCTLDKIFLQHGVTQNNLSPWLTKFDKNIRYFLTVSDLEEEYLTDVLAYENEIYHTLGFPRFDNLKSTSSKRILLCPTWRFNLIGNSLNHKNMFLSSDYYNDLNNLFKSQELNNIFEKYGYKLIFKPHPRLNDVITESGEKYLDFFEFGEHIEIADDETYNSLLNSCDLMITDYSSIAFDFAYLDKPILYYQPNDDIPHEIGYFKIDEMGFGDVVYELDDLIGKIEENIKDNCKNKSKYTDRINNFFKYHDKNNCKRVYEDIKG, encoded by the coding sequence ATGGCAATATATAATACAGAAGACTTTTTAGAAGAGGCAATCGATTCTGTTATTAATCAAACTTTGGATTTTGAAGAAAATATCCAAATGATTCTTGTTGATGACGGAAGCGTTGATGATTCTTTAAGAATATGTGAAGAATATAAAGAGAAATATCCAGATAACTTTGTTGTAATCTCACAGGAAAACAGCGGGCAGGCAACAGCCAGAAATAACGGTTTAGAATATGTCAATGCAAGATATGTTAATTTCATGGACAGCGATGATTATTTTTCTGAAGAAACATTTGAAAATGTATACCGATTTTTCATATACCATGACAAAGAAACAGACATTGTTTCTGTTCCAATTAAATTTTTTGGAAGAATCAACTGGAATCATCAATTGAACTTTAAGTTTTATGACAATAAAGTACTTGACTTAACCAAAGAACCATACAATCCACAATATCATTCGAACAGCGCATTTTTTAAAAGAGATGCTTTGAAAGATATTCGCTTTCCAACTGATGTGCTTCCATCCGAAGACGCTATTTTAATCAATAAAATACTTTTAGAGAAAAAAGCTTTGGGCGTTGTAAAAGACGGATGTTATTATTACCGAAAAAGAAACGATGAAACTTCTACACTGGATTTGACTCATGACCAAATTACATTTTTCACCCCACGGCTTAAAAAGTACTTTTTAAGATTAATTAATTATTCATTAGACAAATATGGCGAAATTCCTAAATTTTTAGAATTTACAATAGCTCATGATTTATACTGGCTATTCAATCAACCGGAAGCATTTTCACAAGATAAAAAGGAAATGGAAGAATTTTATTATTATTTACATAAAATAATCAGTTTTCTTTCAAAAGAAACCATTGAAAAGTTATACATTGAAGAAAATATTAAAAAATATTTTTTATATCTGAAAAATGGTGAAAAACATATTGAAATTCATGACGGCTTAGTTTCACTAATGACCGGAGAAAAGGAAATCGATAGAATCAATTACCACAAACTTTGGTTGGATATTGCTAAAATTAACGGAGATAAATTAAACATCGTCGGGTCATACATGGGATTGATTGACAATAAATATTTGTCAATTGAAGCTATTAATAAGCTTTCCGATGGTAGCGTAACTCATACAATAGCTGAGAGAAAATATTACCCTTCAAGAGATGGAATTACATATTTATCCTGCAGATGGCAATATGCATTTAATTTTGATGTAAACATTCCTATCAATAGAAATCTGGAAAATACCATAGATATTCGCATTAATTTCCATAAAGATGGAGACAACACTAATTTCAGTGAAGACAATGTTATCCCAATAACATTGGAAATGGAATTCCAGAATTGGGGAGATTTATACAAATTCAGCAATTATGCAGTAGTGGATTCAAATATCCTATTATTTAACAACAATCAATTTAAAATTAAGAAATATTCCTTGAAAAACCGATTGAAACATGAATATCACTGTCTTAAAAAGATTAATGAGTTTAAATTACCGGAATACAAACACATCATCCATTTAAGATTAATTTATAATTTAATATATCCAATCATGAAATTTAGAACTAAAAACAAACCAATATACCTGTTTGTGGATAGAAAAGACAGCGGTCAGGACAACGCCGAGGCATTATGGGATTATGCTTTAAGTCAAAATGACAATATAAGGAAATATTTTGTTGTTGATAAAAATTGCGATGATTTCAAAAGACTATCCAAGAAAGGTAAAGTTATGGACTTCGGATCATTCAAACATAAATTATATTATTTATTTGCAGATAAACTGATTTCATCACATCCCGAAGATGATACAATCAATCCATATTTCTCAAAACAATACGGCCATGATTTAAGGCGTATGATTTGCGGTTTATGCACTCTTGATAAAATTTTCCTGCAGCATGGAGTGACACAAAATAATCTATCACCATGGCTGACTAAATTTGATAAAAACATAAGATATTTCCTAACCGTGTCTGATTTGGAAGAAGAGTACTTGACTGATGTTTTAGCATATGAAAATGAGATATACCATACATTAGGTTTTCCAAGATTCGATAATTTGAAAAGCACTTCTTCAAAGAGGATACTATTATGCCCCACTTGGAGATTTAATTTAATTGGAAATAGCTTAAATCACAAAAACATGTTTTTAAGCTCAGATTATTATAACGATTTAAACAATTTATTTAAGAGTCAGGAACTGAACAACATATTTGAAAAATACGGATATAAATTAATTTTCAAACCACATCCCCGTTTAAATGACGTCATAACTGAAAGTGGTGAAAAGTATCTGGACTTTTTTGAATTTGGAGAGCATATTGAAATTGCAGATGATGAAACATATAATTCTCTCTTAAATAGCTGTGATTTAATGATAACAGATTACTCATCCATAGCATTTGATTTTGCATATTTAGATAAACCAATTCTTTATTACCAACCTAATGACGACATTCCACATGAAATAGGTTATTTCAAAATCGATGAAATGGGTTTTGGAGATGTAGTATATGAACTGGATGA
- the glf gene encoding UDP-galactopyranose mutase: MKYDYLIVGAGLFGAVFAHEMTKSGKKCLVIEKRDHIAGNAYTELTENINVHKYGAHIFHTNNKEVWEYINQFADFNRFTNSPVANYNGELYNLPFNMNTFYQMWGVKTPAEAKAKIEEQKAEAKVDNPKNLEEQAISLIGKDIYEKLVKGYTEKQWGRKCSELPAFIIKRLPVRFTYDNNYFNDLYQGIPIGGYTKIVEKMLEGIEVKLNTDFFDDKQHWLDIAGKVIFTGMIDEYYDYCYGELEYRGLNFEFETLDIENYQGNAVINYTDAETPYTRIIEHKHFEDSESPKTIITREYPKNWVKGEEAYYPMNDDKNSELFNKYVELSKKEDKVIFGGRLGMYRYFDMWQVIDEALKVVQSLK; the protein is encoded by the coding sequence ATGAAATATGATTATTTAATTGTTGGTGCAGGTCTTTTCGGTGCAGTTTTTGCACATGAAATGACAAAATCAGGAAAAAAATGTTTAGTAATTGAAAAAAGAGACCACATTGCAGGAAATGCATATACTGAATTAACAGAAAACATCAATGTCCACAAATATGGAGCCCATATCTTTCATACAAACAATAAAGAGGTTTGGGAATATATAAACCAGTTTGCAGACTTTAACAGATTTACAAACTCTCCAGTTGCTAACTATAATGGAGAACTGTACAATTTGCCATTCAACATGAACACTTTTTATCAGATGTGGGGCGTTAAAACTCCTGCTGAGGCAAAAGCAAAAATTGAAGAACAAAAGGCTGAAGCAAAAGTTGATAATCCAAAAAACCTTGAAGAACAGGCAATCTCATTGATTGGTAAAGACATCTATGAAAAGCTTGTTAAAGGATATACAGAAAAGCAATGGGGTAGAAAATGTTCGGAACTACCTGCATTTATTATTAAAAGACTTCCAGTAAGATTTACTTATGACAATAATTATTTCAATGATTTATACCAGGGAATTCCTATCGGAGGATACACTAAAATTGTTGAAAAGATGCTTGAAGGTATTGAAGTTAAACTCAATACAGATTTCTTTGATGACAAACAACACTGGTTGGACATTGCAGGCAAAGTAATATTTACAGGTATGATTGACGAGTATTATGATTATTGCTATGGAGAACTTGAATACAGAGGACTGAACTTTGAATTTGAAACTTTAGACATAGAAAACTATCAGGGAAATGCTGTAATCAACTATACTGATGCTGAAACTCCATACACCCGAATAATCGAGCACAAACATTTTGAAGATTCTGAATCTCCAAAAACAATTATTACACGAGAATATCCTAAAAATTGGGTAAAAGGTGAGGAAGCATATTATCCTATGAATGATGATAAAAACTCTGAATTATTCAACAAATATGTTGAACTTTCCAAAAAAGAGGATAAAGTCATCTTTGGTGGACGTTTGGGAATGTACAGATACTTTGATATGTGGCAAGTTATTGATGAGGCATTAAAAGTAGTGCAATCCTTAAAATAA